The sequence GTCATGAGATCACATAAAAATTGATCTGGGAAGAAGTGTAAAGACTAAGTTAGGTTTCGGAATCCGGTGTCCCCGCCTTGTGATGTGTTGATGGACAAGTATCATCAAATTTTGGGCATACAATATTTGGTATCTATAAATATGTTGGCACTCGTCTTacttttttgttattttgaaactATACGCACGGGTGACTTggtttttttccttattttttatgcataaaatgttGTCCAATTTTCTTGTGACCGGATTCCATTTGCCAATACTAGATCAATCCTGATTTAGAAAATTCTAACCCGGATTATACGGCCGTAGCAAATGACTAATTATAAAAGGATAAAAGTTTAGTTTGTGCTGTGTCAGGAGGATATTTTCCGTGTAGTATATATTGTTGGATGTATAATGTCATTAGAAATTTGTACATCCAACTATATGTAACACACGAGGAATATATCCTTTGACTTGATCGGGGTTAAATGTAAACTTGACTTCTGAATGCCCGGACCTTCACCGGAATCCTCCAGCGGGTGCATGATTGTCATCCTTCTGCATCCAGATTGAAGACAGCGAATCCCATGAACGGGAATAATTTCGAACTCCTGTAGAATTTACAGGAGTTGTCTTTCTTGCGAGTGCCCGCCCAGTTCATGATCCTCACATTGAAAATCATGACTCATGTTTGCGTTcacgaaacaaaaaaaaaaaaaaaaaaaaaaaaaaaaaaaaaaaaaaaaaaaaaaaaaaaaaaaaaaaaaaaaaaaaaaaaaaaaaaaggtgcaAACAATGGGAATATTATTCTTACATGAAAGAATCATCCATTCAATTTAACACCAGTCATTCACAGCAATCATACTCTCAAGAGTAGAATAAAAAATCTGGTTTAATGGCTACAAAACTTTCTACGGCCTCTATAAACGCTAAAATAAAAGTGAACCGGTATTTGGGTGAGGGTGAACTTAAACAGCGGCAAAGAATTCCTTGCTAAGTTTGGGATCTGGCTTCATGGTCTTCTCCCCTGGCTTCCATCCAGCCGGGCATACTTCATCAGGGTTTTCTTGCACATATTGCAGAGCCTACACGTTTAGGTATTAAACTGCATCAGATTTACATAATTCCACTGTACACGAAGGAACACCATAGAACAGCCATCAGTCGTCTCAcatttgaaacaaaatcataCCAAAATGTGTAACTGATAATAACggtgcaaatcaaatatttttaaatgtacaTCCTCCTAGGCACACGTCCAATTAGATAGCTGAACAAAATGACAGGAACAATTGGTGCTATACAATATATTCGATCACCTGAAGAGTTCTCAAGGTTTCATCAACGCTACGACCAATAGCAAGATTATTGATGGTGGAGTGTTGAATAACCCCCTCCTTGTCAATGATAAAAAGCCCTCTCAATGCAATGCCCTGCATTAACACCACAAATAATTATAAGATGTCTAATCCGTGCCAACTCTTAATTATCAAATTCGACAAATATATAAACTTAAGAATAGTTTCGAAAACCAGAAATGGCCAAACGATATAATAAATACCTGGTCGGGAATCAGCACGCCGAATGATTTTGAAATTGATTTGGTGACGTCAGATACTAGTGGATAGTTCAAATCACCCAAACCTCCCGACTTTCTCTCCGTTTGAACCCATGCAAGATGGGAAAACTACAAGAGGATACGGTAGTAAGTCAATGCAGCTCAACTTGATACAAGCTTCTGTACGAACCACTAGTGCCTAAAAGACTCGTGCTGACAATTTGAAAGCATTTATCTCACAATTAAGACGAGAAAACTATGGTGGGAATAGATTAAGAGTTCTCTCCCAATACCGCTATAAATTATTCCCAAAAGTTTGAATGAATAGAAAGTAGCCAACTATATGCGGTTTTGCACACCTAGAGTTTTAAACCTGTGACATCTCGACTCTGATAATATGAAGAAACTGTTTTGTTCCAAAATTCAAACTCATGAAAGATAGCCAACAATAAAGTAAGATGAGGACGAGTTATAAAATGGAAGGTAATAGGAACTGAAATGAGCAATATTACTACTAATTGTCGACATTACATCATAATAAAAGCAATTAGCTTTGCAGTTCCAAGGATAAGTGTTCGTTAACAAAGATTAAGAGCTAGGGAATGGCTACAAAACGAGAATTGTTACCGATTTGTGTAAACGAATAAACTAACCACACTGTCTATTGAAACGCCCAACACCTCTGTGTTCAACTTTTGAAATTCTCCATATCTGTCACTGAAGGCAGTGATCTCTGaagaaataaaatcaattaCGGAGAAATAAACTGCATCAGTAGCAGCCACCGTCCAGGAGATGCGGTGAAATTAAGGTCACCGATACAGTTTCATACTCACCCGTAGGGCACACAAACGTGAAATCCAGCGGGTAGAAAAACAGAATAACATACTTTTTCCCTATGTACTCTGAGAGTTTAACCTGCATGAAAAATACTTCAGCTTGTAGTCCACGATGTTTGAACCAGGAGCAGCTACAATTGACTGAGGTCAGAGAGGATTAACCATCAAGATTACCAGACACTTTAACTTCTAACAATCAAAAGTGAAAAAACAAAGACTTGGAAATAATTCTGAGGTTCTCTTAATTTGAACATCATTTGATTTTACTAGAAAGTGAGTATAAAATAACGATGATCCAATCAAACAAGCAATCCAATGTAGCTGACGACGGCACCTATGAAATACTCTTGAGAGATTGAGTGAATTAAAATAGCACCATTATTAGGCATGTTTCCTGACTTGATCGGATTGGTTCCGGACAGGATTAAACCAGTTCTGGATTGCCGGGTGATAAAATCAGCCAATCTTGTATGATACCGGATTGGATCGGTTCCGGATTTGCCGGATTGAGACTGTATCCCGATCCAAAACCGAAATCGAATTGAGTTGGATTGAAATCGGATTTGACCGGATCGATaacaaatttaaatcatttttaaaaaaaaatcatcatgtATCTAAAGAAATTAGATATAAGTGCTGTTTCAATTCTTGATTAGTTTATTAATTATCTAATAGATACATAATATCCTATGTAGTGTACATGCTATCTAATATAGCTATATGAAACTGGTCTTGGATTAATTCCGACACTGGATTCAAATGGATTGGACTAAAATGGTTTCATATTCATTTTGAAACAACTCAATCCGATTCACTATTCATGTTGAATCAATTCAACCCGAAAACAATTATATTAGTCCCGGATTGAACCAGACTAAACCGACCGAATTCCAATTGGTTATGTATCTATTTAATCTGTTAACCATGCCTTCCATTAGCATAAAGcactaaatgttttttttttaaatattcaattttgTTGAAAACACTTTAAGGCGTCTTTGATTTTCCGATAATGGAACACTTTAACAGACTAGTTTATCTGGTACTCTCCTCCAGATCACCTTGATAAATTCCTGATCAAACACAGCTTCGGCCTCAAAATCTGGAGCTGTATTCCCAACAAGTGGAAGTTCACTCTGTCAAGAAAGTTACAGAAATTACAACAACAATAGAGTTTAAAGTACATAAAAGAATATTATAAAGATACAGAGCCAACAATTTAAGGTTTTTTTATTTAGCCAGTCGAAAAAAATGCCAATTCGATCATTATCCCCAAGATTTAGAGTTTTAACAACTGCCCACATATGTACAAGACTTCTAATTCAAAACTCGAATTCGTCTTGTAAAATCCAAATACATTGACAAAACTTCTTTGTGGCCTTCATTCcatcaaaaacaacaaagtgaaataaaataaaaaaatctgtgAAATATCAACACCGTCcggaaaaaaaataagaaatattcAGCTAAGCTTAAGAATGGAAAGATAAGCTTGACCTTTCACCAACAATAGTAATTCAGggtaaaataaataacaaaacacAAGATCATTGGTTAAAAACCCATTTAAAATAGCAACTAAATTCCAGAAAACCAATTCAACAGAAACACTTACGGCACGGACGATGAAATTGCATCTTTTCGAGGTCGAAGACGAGGAAGCGTGGGATAGAGAAGGCTTGCAGAGACCGGAGAATGATGAAGAACCCGCGATAGATTGAGAGCCGAAGAGAGATTTAGGTGCGGGAAGTTTGGAGAAGATGGAGGGTTTTAGATTGGGGTTGGATGAGAGGAGAGCGGCCACTGAAGCAGCTGCTGAACACGCCATTATCGCTAAGGTGGGTGGACGGATAAGTGCACACAGCTGCTGTGAGAACTTAAGTCCCCTCTTGTgtattgaaatttatttattattgttatttttttttgaacttcgtttattttttacttaataattttttataaaatatattgaattttatttttttgaaggaaTATTGAACATTATTTTCGATGTTTACGAAGGTGtttgtttaagaaaattaactgaataaaaaatattttaagcagCTAGCTAGAAAATTAGCCAAtgtaataaaatcataataagTATGACTTAACTCCGTTTTAACAGTCTATAATCTAGTAGAGCTTTGAAAACTTGAGGTCCAAAATATTATATGAGTAACTTTATATCTTGTCAATACTAGAGCTTTAACTTCACTAGTTTCACCCGTGATTCTCCATATAACGACTCGATTTTTCTAACCccttaaatttaggaatatgtaaaataataataataatgcaaaaacttgtgtgagacggtcttatatgtcgtattttgtgagatggatcttttatttggatcaccatgaaagaatattactttttatgacaagaatattactttttattgtgaatatcggtaggattgacatgtctcacagataaagattcgtgagaccatctcacaagagcaTGTTCATACTTAAATTCTAGTTTAtggtgtttttaaaataaattttattttttaaaatatgtatattaaaatattttgttgataaaataatttatttatccaaACAATCTTNaggtcgtattttgttagacgaatatcttatttgggtcaccatgaaaaagtattattttttatgataaaagtattactttttattgtgaatatcggtagggttgacctgtctcatatataaagattcgtgaaaccttcttaagagacatactcatatttaaattatagtttatggtgtttttaaaataacttttattttttaaaatacgtatattaaattttttgttgataaaataatttatttatccaaACAATCTCTGGTTTAGCAAATATAATACcggctaaataaaaattattattaggaTCCGTTTATTTGGATCGCTGCGATTGGATAGGATCATAGGATAACAAAATTATGTGATTactaaaatatttgtaattaattaataataatatatttaggtTAATTGATTAATTCGAAACAAGATagtaaattatgaatttattttttaataaataataactacaaaatataatattgtatttttatatttaataatttgattaatgtgaaataaatgataaacaatttaattttttttagataaatgattatccataaatttataacaaacatttttttatgagatttaattattaaaataacttaGTTTATAAAAGTGAATAAGAATGGATATCTGACCAAGCAAGGCGTTATCTTCCAAAACTCGAGATTTCCAGATTACATTTGAACGAAAGCTTTCTGCACCTTATCTTCTTCCGCTTCACCACCGCCATGGCCTCCGCCACCGCCGCCGACCATTGACATTATTCATCTCCTTCGATTCAGAGAATGTAGCAACTACCATGCAAGAAACTCTCCATTTCCCCTCCACCCCCTTCCACCTTCACAACCCACAATTCCCCTTCATTTCTCGCCCCAATCACCTGCATTTACCTCCCAAATCCTCCACGGTTGCCCTTCCCTCTCTACCCAAACCCCCCTCCCTCATCAAATCCCCTGAAGACGAATCCCCAACGACCAGTTCCCCTCCTCCCCTTCAAGAATTGATTCTCTATTTAGACTCTTTGGGTGTGGACTCCCTTTACTGCCTCCACTCCCATCCGCCTTTGATTTCCTCACCCCTTTCCCAGGTTAAATGCACTGTCGACTTCCTGTTTTCACTGGGTCTCACCGTGCAGGATGTCCGCCGTATTTTCCCCATGTGCCCTGATTTGTTAACTTCCCCAACCTCCACGGTCATCATCCCCGCCACCACTTTCCTCCTCCGTGAAGCCCACGTGGATGCCGTTAATCTTCGCCACGTTATTCATCGCCGGCCACGCCTATTAACCCGCAGCGTCGATCGGCAGCTCCGTCCCACTCTCTACTTCCTCCAGGGTACCATCGGCATCGAGAAAGTTGCTAATTGTGCCTCTCTTCTGTCCTGCTGCGTTGAATCCAAATTCATTCCCCGAATTGAGTACTTGCAGAAGCTGGGTTTTTCTTACAAGGACACTATAGTTATGTTCAGGAGGTTCCCAGCATTGTTTTGTTATAGTATAAAGGAGAATCTGAAGCCAAAATTCGATTACTTTGTTGTGGAAATGGGGAGGGAGTTGAAAGAATTGGTAGTCTTCCCGCAGTACTTTTCCTTTAGTTTTGATAATAGGATAAAGCCCAGGcacaaaatttgtgtggagAAGCAAGTGTG comes from Primulina huaijiensis isolate GDHJ02 chromosome 2, ASM1229523v2, whole genome shotgun sequence and encodes:
- the LOC140971795 gene encoding 2-Cys peroxiredoxin BAS1, chloroplastic-like isoform X2, which produces MACSAAASVAALLSSNPNLKPSIFSKLPAPKSLFGSQSIAGSSSFSGLCKPSLSHASSSSTSKRCNFIVRASELPLVGNTAPDFEAEAVFDQEFIKVKLSEYIGKKYVILFFYPLDFTFVCPTEITAFSDRYGEFQKLNTEVLGVSIDSVFSHLAWVQTERKSGGLGDLNYPLVSDVTKSISKSFGVLIPDQGIALRGLFIIDKEGVIQHSTINNLAIGRSVDETLRTLQALQYVQENPDEVCPAGWKPGEKTMKPDPKLSKEFFAAV
- the LOC140971795 gene encoding 2-Cys peroxiredoxin BAS1, chloroplastic-like isoform X1; this encodes MACSAAASVAALLSSNPNLKPSIFSKLPAPKSLFGSQSIAGSSSFSGLCKPSLSHASSSSTSKRCNFIVRAVSSELPLVGNTAPDFEAEAVFDQEFIKVKLSEYIGKKYVILFFYPLDFTFVCPTEITAFSDRYGEFQKLNTEVLGVSIDSVFSHLAWVQTERKSGGLGDLNYPLVSDVTKSISKSFGVLIPDQGIALRGLFIIDKEGVIQHSTINNLAIGRSVDETLRTLQALQYVQENPDEVCPAGWKPGEKTMKPDPKLSKEFFAAV
- the LOC140971796 gene encoding protein SEEDLING LETHAL 1, chloroplastic-like isoform X1 produces the protein MQETLHFPSTPFHLHNPQFPFISRPNHLHLPPKSSTVALPSLPKPPSLIKSPEDESPTTSSPPPLQELILYLDSLGVDSLYCLHSHPPLISSPLSQVKCTVDFLFSLGLTVQDVRRIFPMCPDLLTSPTSTVIIPATTFLLREAHVDAVNLRHVIHRRPRLLTRSVDRQLRPTLYFLQGTIGIEKVANCASLLSCCVESKFIPRIEYLQKLGFSYKDTIVMFRRFPALFCYSIKENLKPKFDYFVVEMGRELKELVVFPQYFSFSFDNRIKPRHKICVEKQVCLSLPLMLKSSEARFLDLLEVYCGSSIPECATYHRGILPSD
- the LOC140971796 gene encoding protein SEEDLING LETHAL 1, chloroplastic-like isoform X2, which codes for MQETLHFPSTPFHLHNPQFPFISRPNHLHLPPKSSTVALPSLPKPPSLIKSPEDESPTTSSPPPLQELILYLDSLGVDSLYCLHSHPPLISSPLSQVKCTVDFLFSLGLTVQDVRRIFPMCPDLLTSPTSTVIIPATTFLLREAHVDAVNLRHVIHRRPRLLTRSVDRQLRPTLYFLQGTIGIEKVANCASLLSCCVESKFIPRIEYLQKLGFSYKDTIVMFRRFPALFCYSIKENLKPKFDYFVVEMGRELKELVVFPQYFSFSFDNRIKPRHKICVEKQVCLSLPLMLKSSEARFLDLLEVYCGSSIPFGDVLMQAN